TTTAGAGTTGCCTAATGGTTTAGGTTTTCTGATTGGATTTTTTTCGGTGACATGTCAGGTTTCTTACATTATTGAGGAGTACAAATGTGGGCGTACACCTAACCCGGATGTTCTGTGTAATACTAGAATCAAGTTTGGTAAGCTCATGAAAAGACTTGTGCTTTTTGTTGAAGTGTGTGTGCTACTTTGACTAATCAGCTATATCTTAATAGGGGCATTCATGGATGCAATCAGTGATATGGAGTATGATTACGTAGCTTCAGGTCATTATGCCAAAGTTGCCCATCCTGCTGCTGGTGGTCCATCTGTTTTGGAACTCTCACAAGACATGGTACTTCAATTAACACTCATCACTTAATCTGCCTTTAGTTTTCTGATCAGCATGTTTTAGAGAGAATGTTACTTACTTGTTGGGTGTAATATTTGCATTTGTATGCTACTAATGCTTCTTAGGTACATTGCTTTGGTGTTTATAGGTGAAAGATCAGACGTACTTCCTCTCACATCTCTCTCAAACCCAGCTTAAGCGACTCCTGTTCCCACTTGGTTGCGTAAAGAAGGTATTCAAACCTCTCAGCCATTTTGAAAACGTATTAAAAAAAACAATTTGTTTTATTAGTGGTTATCTTTATGCTTGCCTGCCTTTGTTATCTGATGTATAGGAAGAAGTTCGGAAACTAGCTACACAATTTGATTTGCCAAATAAAGACAGAAAAGATTCACAAGGAATATGTTTCCTTGGGAAGGTAATTGTTCTTCTTCTGGTTCACAACAGCTTTACCTAGTACAAGCCTGAAACATATGAAAATATGGCGTTCTGTAATAGATAAAGTTCAGCGACTTTGTCGGAACACACATAGGAGAGAAGGAAGGGATCATACTGGAAGCTGAAACTGGTGACTTCCTCGGTAACCATAAGGGATTTTGGTTTTACACTATTGGACAGCGTCAAGGCCTGCGTTTACCCGGTGGACCTTGGTATGTTGTTGAGAAGGACACCAAGAACAATGTAGTGTTTGTCTCGAGAGATTACTACTCAATCGACAAGAGAAGGCGGGTTTTCCGTGTTGGATCCTTAAGATGGCTTAGTGGGAAACCTTTAGACAATGTTAGCCAGCTTCGTTGCAAGGTAAAAAAGAATATGATCGATTACTTTTTCTACACATGATGACTACTTGGCACTGATAAGTGTGAGTTTATAGGTGAGGCATGGGCCTGGCTTCTACAGCTGCAGCTTTGAAATGGAAGCAGAAGGAGATGTTGCGGTTGTACACTTAGAGGAAGACGACCAAGGTCTAGCTGCTGGACAGTTTGCAGCTTTCTATGAAGGAACCATTTGTATTGGGTCAGGTGTTATCTTGGAGTCATGGGACGATCAGTGTTTCCCTGTTTGTGCAAAAGCTCTTCAACTCGCAGCTGTGGAAGACAAAACCAAACTTGGGAAACCTGTTAAAATCATGACGATGCCAGTTACTACTTCTGTTGAGGCTGGGCCAGGAGAGACAAGTGGAGAAGAAAAGCTTGTCAATGCATGAAACAGAGGAAGTGGTGTAGTAGTCTGAAGAAGCTACTCGAAGAGTTGAAAAGTAGAGAAGCAGATGTTGCTAGAGGATAAGATTAATATTATTTAGGAAAAACACTTTGTAACATTTGATAGTTTTGTTGTCTTCTTATATATGGTGGCCTCATGGGAGATCATTTGTTATCTTGATGATTGCAACTATAACAATGCAGAAGAGAAACATCTGTCTAAGCCAGAGATTAAATTGGCCGAGTCACAGCGTTCATCTCTTGTTCAAATGAGTTGTCACATATGTATCAATATAATCAAAATTAGACATGGGCATAAAAACCGAAAACCGAAAATCGAACCGGAATCAAACCGAAAAACCGAATCCGAAACCGAACCAAAGTTCAAAGATAACCGAGCGGTTCCTATATTTCAATAACCGAACCGGAGCCGAACCGAGAACCGAATGGGTACCCGAATATCCGAAATAAAATTTATATACCTAAAAATATTAATTATATTTAGTATTAAAAATACTAAATATTCAAAACTCACTACTTATATCCCGAACTATCCAAAAAAATCGAAATACTCGAATATTTTTTTTATCTAGAGTATTTTAAATTATCCTAAAGAACCGAATTACTCGAATAGTTTTTATCCAAAATATTAAAATTTATCCGAATTACCCTATTTATATCCAAAAAATTCCCAAAAAATTATTTTTTACCCCGAATCATCCAAAATTAACCGAAAAAACTGGAACCGAACCGTAACTGAATTGAAACCACAAATTTACCGGATATTAGTCGGTTCTTATAATTGGTATCTGAACCGACCAG
The DNA window shown above is from Brassica oleracea var. oleracea cultivar TO1000 chromosome C3, BOL, whole genome shotgun sequence and carries:
- the LOC106328385 gene encoding tRNA-specific 2-thiouridylase MnmA, producing the protein MFSTVMKPLLSPSPSLFRLPPLSSSLSLFFRVFPFSSSSSSHFHSPHPITPLRSSRRNYTRHHASLSDHYLSCSVPEKPLRVAVLLSGGVDSSVALRLLHAAGHSCTAFYLKIWFQEGFENFWNQCPWEDDLKYAKHVCEQVGVPLEVVHLTDEYWERVVSYIIEEYKCGRTPNPDVLCNTRIKFGAFMDAISDMEYDYVASGHYAKVAHPAAGGPSVLELSQDMVKDQTYFLSHLSQTQLKRLLFPLGCVKKEEVRKLATQFDLPNKDRKDSQGICFLGKIKFSDFVGTHIGEKEGIILEAETGDFLGNHKGFWFYTIGQRQGLRLPGGPWYVVEKDTKNNVVFVSRDYYSIDKRRRVFRVGSLRWLSGKPLDNVSQLRCKVRHGPGFYSCSFEMEAEGDVAVVHLEEDDQGLAAGQFAAFYEGTICIGSGVILESWDDQCFPVCAKALQLAAVEDKTKLGKPVKIMTMPVTTSVEAGPGETSGEEKLVNA